The DNA window CTCAGATGAATATCTATCAACCAAAACCACGATTCCTTTATTTTTTCTCGCTCTTTTCTTTCTTGTCTGTTTTCTGGGCGAATCGGGTGTTATACAGCTGGATCAGCTTATCGGTGATATCGATGGTATTGGGGGCATACACCACCCCACCTTCCGTTCTTTCCACCACCAGCAGATACCCCTCTTTTTTCCCGACTTCTTCCACCAGGGCAAACACATCATCCTGCAGCCGCTTGACAAGCCTTTTGTTCAGATTATTAATTTCCTGTTTAAATTTTTGTTCAAGGGTTTTAAAGTCATTTATCTTAATTCTAAATTCTCTCTCTTTTTCTTCCCGCATTTCCCTGGTCATCACCAGTGCTTCGCGATCAATTCTTTTTTTGATTTCTTCCAGCTCTTCCTGAGTTTTCTTAAGCTCGGTTTCCATAGCTTTCCCCTGCTTCGTAATTTCCGCCTGGGATGCTTTGCCGGCACTGGAGGTCTCTAAGATCCTTTGAAAATCGATCACGCCGATTTTGGCGACATCGGCACCGTAAGACGAAAAAGTCCCAAAGAAAAAAGTAAAGAGTGTTATCCCTAAAATAGTTTGTAAAGACCGCATGTTTCCCCCTCTGAAAATAATTTTAATTTTCTAAAATATTTGTATTTTTGGTTAAAAGGCCGAACCCATGGTAAATTCCCAGCGGCCTCCGGATCTTTCACCTTCTTTCGTATCAATGATATATCCGTTTTCCAGCCGGATCGGCCCGATGGGAGAAAACCACCGGATACCATACCCGGCACTTTGTCTCAGGCCGCTCAAAGACATGCTCTCGTCTTTGCCGTATACGTTTCCGGTATCATAAAAAAGAACGCCCACCAGGCCCTGCTTTTTAACTAAGGGAATTAATATCTCGAAATTAAACTGTACAAATTTTTCTCCCCCGATCTCGTCGCCGTTTTCGTCAATGGCGTGGATACCGCGCCAGTCAAACCCCCGCATCGAGTTCATACCGCCCAGATAAAATTTTTCGTAATCCGGCAGCAGCATGCCGGAATTTTCAGTGACAGAACCGGCTTTACCATGCAGAAAATTAACCACTCCCCAAAACAGCGGGATATACCAGCCGGTTTCCGCTGTAATTTTGCTGAAGCCGATATTGCCGCCAAGTCCGGCATATTGAAACGACAGGCTGTGATCGGACCCCTCAGTGGGATTGAACTGCCTGTCCCTGGAGTCATAATTGATGTAAGTCGTTATGCTGCTGGTAATATTGATTCCTTCAAGTTCTTTAATGGAATCGGCGGCATCCTCCGTGATGTCACTGATATCCGCCCGATCGTATTTATACGTTATGCCGGCACGGGTAAAATCAAATACCCGATAGCTGAACCTGAGCGCTCCACCCAGACTATCCTTTTCATAGGTGTCATAATCATAGTTCCAACTGTAAATGTCAAAACCGGCCGACAAAGGAATATCAAACAACCACGGCTCCGTAAAGCTTAATGTGTATTGGTCGGATCTCCCGCCGATCTCGCCTTGAAGCTTAAGCGTCTGCCCCCTTCCCAAAAAATTTCGTTGGGTAATGGAAGCAGTGACAAAAAAATCCTGAAGGGAGCTGTACCCGCCGCCGAAAGTAAAAGCGCCGGTGGGTTTTTCCGTCACGTCGATTTTGAGTAGTATGCTGTCATCGCTGTCGCCCTTTGCCGTGGCCACCTTGATATCCTCAAAGTAATCCAGCCGGTAAAGATTGCGGACGCCGCGTTTGAGACGTGATCCGCTGTATAGCTCCTGTTCATACACCTGAAGTTCACGACGGATGACCTTGTCCCGGGTCTTGGTATTGCCCCCGATGAGTATTCTTTCAAAATATACCTGCCGGCCCTTGTTGATTTGATAGATGATATTAACGATCCGTTTTTCCGGATCCTTGTCGACCGCCGGGGAAATATTGGCATAGGCATAGCCTTCGTCTGAATAAAGATCGCTGAGGTACAGCACGTCGTTACGAATAATTTCCCGGTTGTAGAATTTTTCGTTTAGGATTTTTACTTTTTTAAGCAAGTCTTCCTTTGGCAGGATGAGATCGCCGCTGATGTCGACCGCTCCTACGCCATATTGAGCGCCCTCTTCTATCCTGAAGGTAATCTCAATCCAGGTGTCTTTAAATTCAACCTGGGGTTCACCGATTTTGGCATCGACATACCCCTTGTTGTGATAAAAAGCAGCCAGTTTGGCAGCATCCTGGTTCAGATTTTCCTTATTTAATTCGCCTGAAGACGTCAGCCAGAAAAAGAAGCCCTTTTCCGAGGTCTGCATCAACCCTTTCAAATCTTTTTCCGAATATGCATTATTCCCTATAAAGGTAATTTTTTCGATGCGAATTTTTGCGCCTTCATCAATGACGAATGTCAGATCCGCCTGATTGTTGTCCCGCTGCTGAATATCATAGGTAACCCGGACATTGTGATAATTTTTATCCCTGTATAGGGCCTCAATCCGTTCAATATTATTATGGATTTTGAAAATATTCAGAATGGACCCTGTCTTTATGGTTAAATTTTCCTTTATTTTTCCATCATCATAAACCCGGTTGCCGCTGGTCCGGATGTACCGGATGGTTGCCTTTTCTTTTACATTAAATATGATTATTTTACCGCCGGGGGCGTCCTCTGACAGGATACGGACATCATCAAAATATCCCATCGAATAGATTGCTTTCAGATCCTTTGAAAGATTTCCGGTCTGAAATAAATCTCCGGATTTTGTTTGAATTTGCTTGCGAATCGCATCCGCCTCAATCCGGTTATTTCCGTCAACGCGGATATCAATAATTTTTTTCCACTTGAAAATTTTCGACCCGATATCTTGGGCAAGTTCTTTAACTGTTCCAAAAAGGTTTTCAATGCCATCGCCTTCCGTGAAGAAAGTTTCCGGTGGACGTTCCCCGATGGCTTCAACCATTTTTGCATCCATGCTGAATTTTGTGCCGATCCAGGTCAAGCTTCCCCAGACAACATAATCCGCACCGGTTTGGATACCGATTCTGCGAAACGCATCCAAAGTTCTCGACCCCTCTTTGGGGAGCAATCCGGCCGCGGTATTTACATCCACAACCCCTGCACCATCTTCGGACAGCTGTTTCAGAATAACCCCGGGGATCTCCACCCCCATATAGGAAAGGTCTTCCTGGGAATAAACATCAAACGGCAACACCACCACGCGTAAAGATTCCTTCGAACCGGCAGGCCCCGCCAGAAGGCATGTCATCAAAATTATCAAAAAACCGATGCGTTTAATCATAGATGCCCTTAGATGTTATCACCTGGAATTTGTCTAAAGATATTCATTCTTTTCTATTACCTTCGGCTGTCAACATTAAACCTGATTCCCATCAATTTTTATGC is part of the Desulfobacterales bacterium genome and encodes:
- a CDS encoding OmpH family outer membrane protein, whose translation is MRSLQTILGITLFTFFFGTFSSYGADVAKIGVIDFQRILETSSAGKASQAEITKQGKAMETELKKTQEELEEIKKRIDREALVMTREMREEKEREFRIKINDFKTLEQKFKQEINNLNKRLVKRLQDDVFALVEEVGKKEGYLLVVERTEGGVVYAPNTIDITDKLIQLYNTRFAQKTDKKEKSEKK
- the bamA gene encoding outer membrane protein assembly factor BamA, with the protein product MTCLLAGPAGSKESLRVVVLPFDVYSQEDLSYMGVEIPGVILKQLSEDGAGVVDVNTAAGLLPKEGSRTLDAFRRIGIQTGADYVVWGSLTWIGTKFSMDAKMVEAIGERPPETFFTEGDGIENLFGTVKELAQDIGSKIFKWKKIIDIRVDGNNRIEADAIRKQIQTKSGDLFQTGNLSKDLKAIYSMGYFDDVRILSEDAPGGKIIIFNVKEKATIRYIRTSGNRVYDDGKIKENLTIKTGSILNIFKIHNNIERIEALYRDKNYHNVRVTYDIQQRDNNQADLTFVIDEGAKIRIEKITFIGNNAYSEKDLKGLMQTSEKGFFFWLTSSGELNKENLNQDAAKLAAFYHNKGYVDAKIGEPQVEFKDTWIEITFRIEEGAQYGVGAVDISGDLILPKEDLLKKVKILNEKFYNREIIRNDVLYLSDLYSDEGYAYANISPAVDKDPEKRIVNIIYQINKGRQVYFERILIGGNTKTRDKVIRRELQVYEQELYSGSRLKRGVRNLYRLDYFEDIKVATAKGDSDDSILLKIDVTEKPTGAFTFGGGYSSLQDFFVTASITQRNFLGRGQTLKLQGEIGGRSDQYTLSFTEPWLFDIPLSAGFDIYSWNYDYDTYEKDSLGGALRFSYRVFDFTRAGITYKYDRADISDITEDAADSIKELEGINITSSITTYINYDSRDRQFNPTEGSDHSLSFQYAGLGGNIGFSKITAETGWYIPLFWGVVNFLHGKAGSVTENSGMLLPDYEKFYLGGMNSMRGFDWRGIHAIDENGDEIGGEKFVQFNFEILIPLVKKQGLVGVLFYDTGNVYGKDESMSLSGLRQSAGYGIRWFSPIGPIRLENGYIIDTKEGERSGGRWEFTMGSAF